A region of Vespula vulgaris chromosome 1, iyVesVulg1.1, whole genome shotgun sequence DNA encodes the following proteins:
- the LOC127061358 gene encoding uncharacterized protein LOC127061358: MVIMEKYQYMRAFISAASEYAKHPSETTISAIQRNLGVISVSLDLSIFDPTTSIAAEFYVSLHELMNSLGSRTTLIWSTVDVLQNACRNTNARQALIHTYKFAPILARLLEANLTSEKRIRVLKLLQELTYGVKISWQEAHLPYLISILTQWVMQVKEEEIVALSLGVLVNLCYKNLAAVYTLMRTIDTKTFIRTLLKIQINNVSTSVPCCKLLIILEHTNTNISEKHILDFAAVTFTSLISALQKKDVLLLRHIIDFFDDVGQNEHSRTILLTYANYSKDVERLLATLESNSDPDCVALLMEFLLSLVKLKVIALIPLYPVCVKSAMTWVPVEQVCSKALALIRIIVIESRRTRVSTEVLTELDPSVLMLITSTEDDETQEKNELHNIEAQGRLAELMQLFQEMVKISGLRSKVLKTFSEQAMRKLLKPILEYEETTNRDWPGNLIQNSTTNLYIHALVLTADLAANNSNWLTLYSELLRKKQIQMIMALALFTGDGEIKQKVLQLTSSVGFPQECVAAVAQCMRQLEPLVLVQSNANTVTGIGIKPNINYNGNEMAPLFSFGQEERLNTFISKLETAIESNQIGDITTSAVMELYEYKLAAMRHAERAMQSSLEAANNHATSLQHRLAQVIAESSRLHQMLFDSQQCLEGIKAEKVALATKLNESEDQTKKTHSLKAQEINGLKKIVTEKSANIELLNKTLAERIKEVETCMNKIETLNKKIVELETEYSAAVANSTEMTNKNHELGKLLYKMQDSINKKEQVIELKNSEIEANQKDISALKQEIQQLTKLTHSYEQTLAEKDQNIQRMTAELTDLSRMRDMIFELTAKKKDDLNTT; this comes from the exons ATGGTTATTATGGAGAAATATCAGTATATGAGAGCATTTATATCAGCTGCATCGGAATATGCAAAACATCCCAGTGAAACGACCATATCTGCTATACAAAGAAATCTTGGG GTCATAAGCGTATCATTGGATCTCAGCATTTTTGATCCTACAACTTCTATAGCAGCTGAATTTTATGTCAGCTTACATGAGCTTATGAATTCTTTAGGATCTAGAACGACATTAATTTGGAGTACTGTAGATGTTCTACAAAATGCTTGTCGAAATACTAATGCCAGACAAGCTcttatacatacttataaatTTGCTCCTATATTAGCTAGATTATTGGAG GCCAACTTGACAAGCGAGAAAAGAATACGTGTTTTGAAACTTCTACAGGAATTAACTTATGGCGTAAAAATTTCTTGGCAAGAAGCACATTTACCATATTTAATATCCATTTTAACACAATGGGTAATGcaagtgaaagaagaagaaattgttGCCCTTTCATTAGGTGTACTTGTAAATCTTTGTTACAAAAATCTTGCAGCAGTTTATACATTAATGCGTACCATTGATACAAAAACATTTATACGAACGTTACTAAAGATTCAAATCAATAATGTTAGTACAAGCGTTCCATGTTGTAAACTTTTGATTATATTGGAACATACTAATACAAATATCTCAGAAAAACATATATTGGATTTTGCTGCTGTTACATTTACAAGTTTAATCAGTGCTCttcaaaaaaaagatgtattaTTGCTAAGACatattattgatttctttGATGATGTTGGTCAGAATGAACATTCACGAACTATACTACTTACATATGCAAA tTATAGTAAAGATGTAGAACGATTATTGGCTACTTTAGAATCTAATTCTGATCCAGACTGTGTTGCTCTTTTAATGGAATTTTTACTATCATTAGTGAAATTAAAAGTGATTGCTTTGATTCCATTATACCCAGTATGTGTGAAATCAGCTATGACATGGGTACCTGTAGAACAA GTATGTTCTAAGGCACTAGCACTCATTAGAATAATTGTGATTGAATCACGCCGTACCAGGGTTTCTACAGAAGTTCTAACAGAACTAGATCCATCTGTGCTTATGCTTATAACTAGCACAGAAGATGATGaaacacaagaaaaaaatgaactaCACAATATTGAGGCACAAGGAAGACTTGCTGAATTAATGCAATTATTTCAAGAAATGGTGAAAATTTCAGGACTTCGATCAAAGGTGTTAAAAACATTTAGTGAACAAGCAATGCGTAAGCTGTTAAAACCAATATTGGAATATGAAGAAACTACAAATAGGGACTGGCCTGGAAATCTTATTCAA AATTCAACAACAAATCTTTATATACATGCCTTAGTTTTAACAGCAGATTTGGCAGCTAATAATTCAAATTGGTTAACATTATATTCCGAATTACttcgaaaaaaacaaatacaaatgATAATGGCATTAGCATTATTCACGGGTGATGGGGAAATTAAGCAAAAAGTTCTACAATTAACATCATCTGTAGGTTTTCCACAAGAATG TGTTGCTGCAGTAGCACAATGTATGAGACAATTAGAACCTTTAGTTTTGGTACAAAGCAATGCTAATACTGTAACAGGAATTGGAATTAAACctaacattaattataatggGAATGAAATGGCTCCATTATTTTCGTTTGGTCAAGAGGAACGtcttaatacttttataagCAAGCTTGAAACAGCTATTGAATCTAATCAAATAGGAGATATTACAACTTCTGCTGTAATGGAACTGTACGAATACAAA TTAGCAGCTATGAGACACGCAGAAAGAGCCATGCAGTCTAGCTTAGAAGCTGCAAATAATCATGCCACTAGTCTGCAACATCGATTGGCACAAGTAATAGCAGAATCTAGTCGTTTGCATCAAATGTTATTTGATAGTCAACAATGCTTAGAAGGTATAAAAGCTGAAAAAGTTGCATTAGCAACAAAACTTAATGAATCAGAGGATCAAACGAAGAAAACACATTCTCTTAAAGCACAA GAAATTaacggattaaaaaaaattgtaacagAAAAATCTGCAAATATAGAGCtattgaataaaacattgGCAGAACGTATAAAAGAGGTAGAAACCTGCATGAACAAAATtgaaacattaaataaaaaaatagtagaaTTGGAGACTGAATATTCGGCTGCAGTAGCAAATTCTACAGAGATGACTAATAAAAACCATGAGTTAGgcaaacttttatataaaatgcaaGATTccattaacaaaaaagaacaa gtaatagaattaaaaaatagcgAAATAGAAGCTAATCAGAAAGATATATCGGCattaaaacaagaaattcAACAATTAACCAAATTGACTCATTCTTATGAACAAACTTTAGCTGAAAAAGATCAAAACATACAGAGAATGACTGCAGAATTAACAGATCTAAGTAGAATGAGAGATATGATTTTCGAACTTACTGCCAAGAAAAAGGATGATTTAAATACAACTTAG